The following are encoded in a window of Roseimaritima ulvae genomic DNA:
- a CDS encoding GNAT family N-acetyltransferase, which produces MQTANREIVQIESADQYQQWEQDDRLPVFDADQLLVHRPDAHWVQIQNQTITARCSLWWRETPIVDGRPAGVIGHYAAADEQATADLLDFACRKLAAEGARQVLGPMNQNTWHDYRFVIESSERPPFLFEPVNPPSAPEAFLASGFQQVASYFSAFVEDLTIQSPRLARTCERIHQQGIRLRVMDAYEADMKQIYSVARIAFQDHQYFSPISEAAFIDLYRPFQHSVPTDLILLAERGGEVIGFCFAVPDLLQLRRGENVNTVIIKTFGRLPDRQFAGLGQVMLEETQHRAAAQGFKYGIHALVREAGAVQNISRRYATPIRRYGLFGKSLELSP; this is translated from the coding sequence ATGCAAACCGCCAACCGAGAAATCGTGCAAATCGAATCGGCTGACCAGTACCAGCAATGGGAACAAGACGACCGCCTGCCGGTCTTCGATGCTGACCAGTTGTTGGTTCACCGACCGGACGCCCATTGGGTACAGATCCAAAATCAAACGATCACGGCTCGCTGTTCGCTGTGGTGGCGGGAAACGCCCATCGTTGACGGACGTCCCGCCGGAGTTATTGGTCACTACGCCGCAGCCGACGAACAGGCCACTGCGGATTTGCTGGACTTCGCCTGTCGAAAATTGGCAGCCGAGGGGGCGCGGCAAGTACTCGGCCCCATGAACCAAAACACTTGGCACGACTATCGATTCGTGATCGAATCCAGCGAACGCCCTCCCTTCTTGTTCGAACCGGTAAATCCACCCTCCGCTCCCGAGGCATTTCTGGCAAGTGGCTTCCAACAGGTGGCCAGCTATTTTTCGGCGTTCGTCGAAGACCTCACTATCCAATCACCACGACTCGCCCGCACCTGCGAACGCATACATCAACAGGGAATCCGCCTGAGAGTCATGGATGCGTACGAAGCGGACATGAAACAAATTTATTCTGTGGCCCGAATCGCCTTTCAAGACCATCAGTACTTCAGCCCTATTTCCGAAGCCGCGTTCATCGACCTGTACCGGCCATTTCAACATTCCGTTCCCACCGACCTGATCCTGCTGGCCGAACGCGGCGGTGAAGTCATCGGGTTTTGCTTCGCCGTTCCAGACCTGCTTCAATTGCGACGCGGCGAGAACGTGAATACCGTGATCATCAAGACATTCGGCAGGCTCCCCGATCGTCAATTTGCCGGACTGGGCCAAGTGATGCTGGAAGAAACCCAACATCGGGCGGCTGCCCAAGGATTTAAATACGGCATCCATGCGTTGGTCCGCGAGGCAGGGGCGGTGCAAAACATCAGCCGACGTTACGCGACTCCCATCCGCCGCTACGGCTTGTTCGGCAAGTCCTTGGAGTTGTCGCCATGA
- a CDS encoding c-type cytochrome: MFAFVCSEAPAQTLSENLKAEGVAVLAKAAREKGDAVRGAILFPQAKLACAKCHIAGQHKLAPDLTALAADTTDEHLVEALLFPSKTIRKGFESVSALTVGGEIHTGHILSETDDLLILSSGSTEPKQIKLQQEDIEEVVPNKTSIMPDDLVDQLANRQQLLDLVKYLIEIKATGTTQPALAATLDSPQPSLSDELQGLVWLDAFNCHACHQRGSLPTVAAPQHAPRLAWGSGKIDPQYIERFIADPQAVKPGTQMPDLMASLDEDSRRTTARQITHYLVSLGDTAFHRQPLDAEAAHRGEALFHSVGCVACHSPRDAHGKETLPEDSISLDTPADKYNLDGLVEFLEDPHAARPGGRMPNLKLTHWEAIDIANYLLSPADISADAPSHAPFQLDRKLAAAGRRQFDRLGCNQCHPQGGPRGRRDFPALAAAVADKGCLSKSIGPWPRYTLDAEQRSQIQAAIEQAPENLNDQQQIAVTLTALNCIACHQRDGQGGVSNLRDAYFQTANPNLGPQGRIPPRLTGIGAKLQPKWMRQVLVSGRSSRPYMHTRMPQYGADNVAHLVDLFQRVDQLPDVSHGDFDDAKEARKSGHEMVGSKGLNCVACHNFRQKPASTMPALDLTEMGERLHKDWFYHYMRDPQRFNPGTVMPTFWPGGQAMRKDILDGDTSQQLEALWLYLEEGRQARVPQGLVRKPIELLAGDEAVMLRRSYQSIGKRGIGVGYPAGVNLAYDAEQMRIGMIWKGKFANPGGVWGSQGHGTVQPLGHDLVRFEPGPELDSASEPWPVDDGRPPTHHFKGYTLDELQRPTFMYRYNDIEVTDFPHDAPADGPDTSRILRTLTFSSPQPHADVVFRLASAADIRNDETHPGSFLIGDKLRLHIDDAHQGRILETPTGKQLQIPLTIGPEKTTLQLEYIW; the protein is encoded by the coding sequence ATGTTCGCCTTCGTTTGTTCGGAGGCTCCTGCACAAACGCTGTCCGAGAACCTGAAGGCCGAAGGCGTGGCCGTGCTGGCCAAGGCCGCCCGCGAGAAGGGCGATGCGGTGCGGGGGGCCATCCTGTTCCCTCAGGCTAAGCTGGCCTGTGCCAAATGCCACATCGCCGGACAACACAAACTCGCTCCCGATCTGACCGCGTTGGCCGCCGATACGACCGACGAGCATTTGGTCGAAGCCCTGCTGTTCCCTTCCAAAACCATCCGCAAAGGTTTTGAATCCGTTTCGGCACTGACCGTGGGGGGTGAGATCCACACCGGACACATCCTCAGTGAAACCGACGACCTGCTGATCCTCAGCAGCGGATCGACCGAGCCCAAACAGATCAAGCTGCAGCAGGAAGATATCGAAGAGGTCGTGCCCAACAAAACATCCATCATGCCGGATGACTTGGTCGACCAATTGGCCAACCGTCAACAACTGCTGGACCTGGTCAAGTATCTGATCGAAATCAAAGCCACGGGCACCACACAGCCCGCCCTTGCGGCGACGCTTGACTCCCCGCAGCCGAGCCTCAGCGACGAACTGCAAGGATTGGTCTGGCTGGATGCCTTCAACTGCCATGCCTGCCACCAACGCGGCTCCCTGCCCACCGTGGCTGCTCCACAGCATGCGCCTCGGCTGGCCTGGGGCAGCGGCAAGATCGACCCGCAATACATCGAACGCTTCATCGCCGATCCGCAGGCCGTCAAACCCGGCACGCAAATGCCCGACTTGATGGCTTCCCTGGATGAGGACTCCCGCCGCACCACCGCTCGACAAATCACCCACTACCTGGTCTCCCTCGGCGACACAGCCTTTCACCGCCAACCGCTCGACGCCGAAGCGGCCCATCGCGGCGAGGCGTTGTTTCATTCGGTCGGCTGCGTCGCCTGTCATTCGCCCCGCGACGCCCACGGCAAGGAAACATTGCCGGAAGATTCGATCTCGCTGGACACCCCGGCGGACAAATACAACCTCGACGGCTTGGTTGAATTTTTGGAAGACCCCCACGCCGCCCGCCCCGGCGGACGCATGCCCAACCTGAAGCTGACGCACTGGGAAGCCATCGACATCGCTAACTACTTGCTGTCGCCTGCCGACATATCAGCGGACGCCCCGAGTCACGCCCCGTTCCAGCTCGATCGCAAACTGGCCGCCGCCGGTCGACGGCAATTCGATCGCTTGGGCTGCAATCAGTGTCACCCTCAAGGCGGTCCACGCGGGCGACGCGATTTTCCGGCACTCGCGGCCGCAGTGGCCGACAAGGGTTGCCTTTCCAAATCCATCGGACCGTGGCCGCGATATACGCTCGACGCGGAACAACGAAGTCAGATCCAAGCCGCCATCGAACAAGCTCCCGAGAACCTCAACGATCAGCAGCAGATCGCCGTGACGCTGACGGCGCTGAACTGCATCGCTTGTCACCAGCGTGACGGGCAGGGGGGCGTTTCCAACCTGCGCGACGCCTACTTCCAAACCGCCAATCCCAACCTCGGCCCCCAGGGTCGCATCCCGCCGCGGTTGACCGGCATCGGTGCCAAACTACAACCCAAGTGGATGCGCCAAGTACTTGTCAGCGGTCGCTCGTCGCGTCCCTACATGCACACTCGCATGCCCCAGTACGGTGCCGACAATGTTGCTCATCTGGTCGACCTGTTCCAGCGCGTCGACCAACTGCCCGATGTCTCTCACGGCGATTTCGACGATGCAAAAGAAGCTCGCAAATCCGGACATGAAATGGTCGGTTCCAAGGGGCTGAACTGCGTGGCCTGCCACAACTTCCGCCAAAAACCCGCCTCCACGATGCCGGCGTTGGACCTTACGGAAATGGGTGAGCGGCTGCACAAGGATTGGTTCTATCACTACATGCGCGACCCGCAACGATTTAACCCGGGCACCGTGATGCCCACCTTCTGGCCGGGCGGCCAAGCTATGCGCAAAGACATCTTGGACGGCGACACGTCGCAGCAGTTGGAGGCGTTGTGGCTGTATTTGGAAGAAGGCCGACAAGCTCGCGTGCCCCAAGGCTTGGTCCGTAAACCGATCGAGCTGCTGGCCGGCGACGAAGCCGTGATGCTGCGGCGCAGCTACCAAAGCATCGGCAAACGCGGCATCGGTGTCGGTTACCCGGCCGGTGTGAACTTGGCCTACGACGCCGAACAGATGCGGATCGGCATGATCTGGAAAGGGAAATTCGCCAACCCCGGCGGCGTCTGGGGCAGCCAGGGACACGGCACCGTGCAACCGCTCGGTCACGACCTCGTGCGTTTCGAACCCGGTCCCGAACTGGACAGCGCCAGCGAACCCTGGCCGGTCGATGATGGTCGCCCGCCCACACACCATTTTAAAGGCTACACGCTGGACGAACTGCAACGTCCCACGTTCATGTATCGCTACAACGATATCGAAGTGACCGACTTCCCGCACGACGCTCCTGCCGACGGTCCTGATACCTCGCGGATCTTGCGGACGTTGACCTTCTCCTCGCCGCAACCGCACGCCGACGTCGTGTTCCGCCTGGCCTCCGCCGCAGACATCCGTAACGACGAAACGCACCCGGGCAGTTTCCTGATCGGCGACAAGCTGCGGCTCCATATCGATGACGCTCACCAAGGCCGTATCCTCGAAACGCCCACAGGCAAACAGTTGCAAATCCCGCTGACCATCGGTCCCGAAAAAACCACCCTCCAGCTCGAGTACATCTGGTAG
- a CDS encoding PEP/pyruvate-binding domain-containing protein translates to MPLPLIISSTDASAEADANHIGGKAAGLIRLTQSGWRVPAFYVISADVLTGAIGPIDTVNDVKSATRQATELAEPIQAFEFPPDLLDELKRVHCHCIGDGKMAAVRSSSVAEDGGKHSFAGIHDSLLGIADHRSIAAAIKTVWLSAISPSAIAYRHAHGLPLLDVSMAVIVQRMIRATRSGVCFTCDPLTGSQESVVIHSLFGIGEGLVSRGFPADSFYVRRSDFSVRSEIVAKPHQILPSCNRQPDGNVSPKAWQPLRQSDVTPETQQLASLSDLEAVELARAAIDVEQQLGGPQDIEFCFDGDGRWYFLQARPVTVLPTQNVVQPPIPERGNHIVWDNSNIIESYSGVTTPMTFSFIRHAYSIVYHCFSEVMGISPKVVDQHRDAFDNMLGLFHGRVYYNLKNWYRLVRMFPGYNYNRGFMESMMGLKQSLFLDETPPPAGRLRRWFVDLPALLKLLLRSSWNFLRIQTIVKRFEQHFYRYYDEWTQIDFSVIPPHEMARLYEMMERKMLWNWKAPIINDFYVMVFYGVLRKLCERWCGDASLQNGLICGQGGLQSDEPAKLLLRMAQTARENQDLFDRIVNDPLEQLPRQIAAEPKFSKFNQQMAIYLEQFGLRCANELKLESFSYQDRPERLYKILRGYLQCENTSLHDLSDMEQREQTIRSQAEQQVAQALSNSRSWFPRRLLFRWVLKNARTGVRNRENMRFARTRIYGILRRMLRSMGQHFADENILDGREDIFYLTIDEVWDFVKGTAVSTDLRGLANCRRREYETYRQEFSPPPGDRFETHGMAYHDNDFCQLPPSNEQASEPSLTGTGCCPGVVSGRAQIVHDPATDSYFKGDILVAERTDPGWVPFFPAFAGILVERGSLLSHSAIVAREMGIPTIVGIQGLTTKLQSGQSIKMDGRTGTVTIVDESWQL, encoded by the coding sequence ATGCCCTTGCCATTGATCATTTCGAGTACCGATGCATCGGCCGAAGCGGACGCGAACCACATCGGCGGCAAAGCGGCTGGCTTGATTCGGCTGACACAATCCGGTTGGCGTGTACCGGCTTTTTACGTGATCTCGGCGGACGTATTGACCGGGGCGATTGGTCCCATCGACACCGTCAACGATGTAAAATCAGCGACGCGGCAAGCGACCGAATTAGCTGAACCCATCCAGGCGTTTGAGTTTCCACCGGACCTACTGGACGAGCTGAAGCGGGTCCATTGCCACTGTATTGGCGATGGCAAAATGGCCGCCGTGCGATCCTCGTCGGTTGCGGAAGACGGCGGCAAACATTCGTTCGCGGGAATCCACGACAGCCTGCTTGGCATTGCTGACCATCGATCCATTGCAGCGGCCATCAAAACGGTTTGGCTGTCCGCGATCAGTCCCAGTGCCATCGCGTACCGGCACGCCCACGGGCTCCCACTGCTGGACGTTTCAATGGCCGTGATTGTGCAGCGGATGATCCGCGCCACGCGTTCGGGTGTGTGTTTCACTTGTGATCCCCTCACCGGCAGCCAGGAATCGGTTGTCATCCATTCATTGTTCGGCATTGGCGAAGGATTGGTCAGCCGAGGCTTTCCCGCCGACTCATTTTACGTTCGTCGCAGTGACTTTTCCGTCCGTTCGGAGATCGTCGCCAAACCCCACCAGATACTGCCTTCGTGCAACCGGCAACCAGACGGCAACGTCAGTCCCAAGGCTTGGCAGCCACTGCGACAGTCGGATGTCACCCCAGAGACACAACAACTTGCTTCGCTATCGGATTTGGAAGCGGTCGAGCTCGCACGGGCGGCGATCGATGTCGAACAGCAGCTCGGCGGCCCGCAAGACATTGAGTTCTGTTTCGATGGCGATGGACGCTGGTACTTTCTACAGGCACGGCCGGTAACCGTGCTCCCCACTCAAAACGTCGTCCAACCGCCGATCCCCGAACGCGGAAATCATATCGTTTGGGACAACAGCAATATTATCGAAAGCTATTCAGGCGTGACCACGCCGATGACGTTCAGCTTCATTCGTCATGCCTACTCGATTGTCTATCACTGCTTTTCCGAAGTCATGGGGATTTCCCCCAAAGTTGTCGACCAACACCGTGACGCGTTCGACAACATGCTGGGCCTGTTCCATGGCCGAGTCTATTACAACTTGAAGAACTGGTATCGCTTGGTGCGGATGTTCCCCGGCTACAACTACAACCGGGGCTTTATGGAATCGATGATGGGCCTGAAACAATCGCTGTTTCTCGATGAAACACCGCCACCCGCAGGGCGACTGCGTCGCTGGTTTGTCGATCTCCCGGCCTTGCTCAAGCTGCTGTTGCGTTCAAGCTGGAACTTTTTGCGAATTCAGACGATCGTCAAACGGTTCGAGCAGCATTTCTATCGCTACTACGACGAGTGGACCCAGATCGACTTCAGCGTGATCCCGCCGCATGAGATGGCTCGTCTGTACGAGATGATGGAGCGGAAGATGCTGTGGAATTGGAAAGCGCCGATCATCAACGACTTTTACGTAATGGTGTTTTACGGCGTCTTACGAAAACTGTGTGAACGCTGGTGTGGCGATGCATCGCTGCAGAACGGGTTGATTTGCGGACAGGGCGGACTGCAAAGTGACGAACCCGCCAAGCTACTGCTGCGAATGGCTCAAACCGCCCGCGAAAACCAGGACCTGTTCGACCGGATCGTTAACGATCCCCTCGAGCAACTGCCCCGGCAAATCGCCGCGGAACCAAAGTTCAGCAAATTCAATCAACAGATGGCGATCTACCTCGAGCAATTCGGACTTCGCTGCGCCAACGAGTTGAAGCTGGAGTCGTTTTCCTACCAAGATCGACCCGAACGTCTCTACAAAATCCTGCGAGGCTACCTGCAATGCGAAAATACTTCGCTGCATGATCTGTCGGACATGGAGCAACGTGAGCAAACGATTCGCAGTCAAGCGGAACAACAAGTGGCTCAAGCGTTGTCGAATTCGCGCAGTTGGTTTCCGCGACGGTTGCTGTTTCGATGGGTTTTGAAAAACGCCCGAACCGGTGTGCGCAATCGTGAGAACATGCGATTTGCCCGCACCCGCATCTACGGCATCCTGCGACGCATGCTGCGTTCGATGGGCCAGCATTTTGCCGACGAAAACATTCTGGACGGGCGCGAGGACATCTTCTATCTGACGATCGACGAGGTTTGGGATTTTGTCAAAGGCACGGCTGTGTCCACCGACCTGCGTGGCCTGGCAAACTGCCGCCGGCGCGAATACGAAACCTACCGTCAAGAATTTTCGCCACCACCTGGCGATCGATTTGAAACTCATGGTATGGCCTACCACGACAATGACTTTTGCCAGCTACCGCCTTCGAATGAGCAGGCGTCGGAACCTTCATTGACCGGCACAGGCTGTTGCCCAGGCGTGGTCAGCGGGCGAGCTCAAATCGTGCATGATCCGGCCACGGACAGTTATTTCAAAGGAGACATCTTGGTGGCTGAACGAACCGACCCCGGCTGGGTGCCGTTCTTTCCAGCCTTCGCCGGAATTTTGGTCGAACGCGGAAGCTTACTTTCCCACTCGGCGATTGTGGCTCGTGAAATGGGCATTCCCACGATTGTCGGGATTCAAGGCCTGACAACCAAACTGCAATCGGGTCAATCGATCAAGATGGACGGCCGAACCGGAACCGTCACGATTGTGGATGAGTCGTGGCAGCTGTAG
- a CDS encoding UbiA family prenyltransferase, protein MNRVEEHAALPSRLLAYLRERFPLLGNCLLILSFYSSNQFLAHALCHPGEPMRYDYSTLCGCLTLLCFFLHIRIFDDHKDYLDDCRHFPDRVLQRNVVTLNELKWLAAAAIAVEFALAAIAGPAAVLSLLIAFCFSLLMLKEFFLGEWLKRRFLLYASVHMLIMPLLAMTIWSFATKRFLWQIPVWYLLYSGVNYFLAFNWEISRKIRVPEDEREGLDSYTRIFGTYGAAYLVLVVRMIDTVLVSLVAYHLGLSLWFYGLIVALFMVCLVGVIQYRFQTSTTTAHRLSIYAGVYIVAFDIALAIELVRTFGIQFSGTL, encoded by the coding sequence ATGAATAGGGTTGAGGAACACGCCGCGCTTCCCAGCCGATTGCTGGCCTACCTGCGAGAGCGTTTCCCGCTGCTCGGCAATTGCCTGTTGATCCTCAGCTTTTATTCGTCCAACCAGTTCTTAGCGCATGCGCTCTGCCATCCCGGCGAACCAATGCGGTACGACTACAGTACGCTGTGTGGTTGCCTGACACTGCTGTGTTTCTTTCTGCATATACGCATCTTTGATGACCACAAAGACTACCTCGACGATTGCCGGCATTTCCCCGACCGAGTCCTGCAGCGAAACGTGGTCACGCTGAATGAGCTGAAGTGGCTCGCTGCGGCAGCGATTGCCGTTGAGTTTGCCTTGGCGGCGATTGCCGGACCTGCCGCGGTGCTTTCGCTGCTGATCGCATTTTGCTTTAGCCTGTTAATGCTGAAAGAGTTCTTCTTAGGCGAATGGCTCAAGCGACGTTTTCTGTTGTACGCATCCGTCCACATGCTGATCATGCCCCTGTTAGCAATGACGATCTGGAGTTTTGCGACCAAGCGTTTCCTTTGGCAAATCCCCGTTTGGTATCTGCTGTATTCGGGCGTCAACTACTTCCTGGCGTTCAACTGGGAGATTTCCCGTAAGATCCGTGTACCCGAGGACGAACGGGAAGGGCTGGATTCCTACACACGCATCTTCGGGACCTATGGGGCGGCTTATCTAGTACTGGTCGTGCGGATGATCGACACGGTGCTGGTTTCGTTGGTCGCGTATCATCTAGGATTAAGCCTCTGGTTTTATGGTTTGATCGTGGCCCTGTTCATGGTCTGCTTGGTCGGCGTCATTCAGTATCGTTTCCAAACTTCCACAACCACCGCTCATCGATTAAGTATTTATGCGGGGGTCTACATCGTGGCATTCGATATCGCTTTAGCAATCGAGTTGGTGCGGACGTTCGGAATCCAATTTAGCGGAACCCTGTGA
- a CDS encoding AMP-binding protein, with translation MNITEIVQQHAKQFPQDVAIIDRYRGRSRCTTYHEFDQAIGRTATMLRQSGLKAGDTVLLFHPMSVELYTALAAILRSGMTAMFVDPSAGWRYIDRCCELLPPQALMASSKAHLLRLVSPTLRRIPRKWSIGRRIPFARPFEKAQSWSDDGFVHDCDAETPALASFTSGSTGLPKATIRTHRFLLAQHQAIEQSFGLAAGQVELVTMPIFVLANLASRVTSVIADGDLRRPSEISPDRILKQIHQHQPNRIAASPAFFNRLLTDCNSNDPRLRSLRQIFTGGGPVPPRLLERFAVTAPAAEVTVVYGSTEAEPISIVAASDTDATDRIAMGQGKGLLVGRPVQSLDVRIMSDHWGQSVGTLSADDFDQLCQPAGAAGEIVVAGPHVLAGYLHGDADAENKFQVGGTCWHRTGDAGYFDHRGRLWLLGRCAARVDDEHGALYPLGVEQAAMRHPCIGQAAMVSHGGERVLVVTLDDANAQPDLASLLKSLAFANVDTIRILKRLPVDRRHHSKIDYPALHQLLAQ, from the coding sequence ATGAACATTACGGAGATCGTCCAGCAACACGCGAAACAATTTCCCCAGGACGTCGCAATCATCGACCGGTACCGGGGACGCAGTCGCTGCACGACCTATCACGAATTCGATCAAGCGATCGGACGCACGGCAACCATGCTGCGACAGTCAGGACTCAAGGCCGGCGACACGGTGTTGTTGTTTCATCCGATGTCCGTGGAACTGTACACCGCGTTGGCGGCCATTTTGCGTAGCGGGATGACGGCAATGTTTGTCGACCCGTCGGCCGGTTGGCGTTACATCGATCGGTGCTGCGAACTGCTTCCGCCCCAAGCGTTGATGGCAAGCTCCAAAGCCCATTTGTTGCGACTGGTGTCACCGACGTTGCGACGCATTCCCCGTAAATGGTCGATCGGCCGACGCATTCCCTTCGCGCGACCCTTTGAGAAAGCCCAGTCTTGGAGCGACGATGGATTTGTCCACGACTGCGACGCGGAAACACCGGCCCTGGCCAGCTTCACCAGCGGCAGCACGGGATTGCCCAAGGCGACCATCCGCACGCACCGGTTTCTGCTGGCACAACATCAGGCGATTGAACAGAGCTTCGGCTTAGCGGCGGGGCAGGTCGAACTGGTTACCATGCCGATTTTTGTCTTGGCCAACCTCGCTTCGCGGGTGACCAGTGTGATTGCCGATGGTGACCTACGACGACCGTCCGAGATTTCACCGGATCGCATCTTAAAACAGATCCACCAACACCAACCGAACCGTATCGCTGCCTCGCCCGCGTTTTTCAACCGGTTGCTTACCGACTGTAATTCCAACGATCCTCGACTTCGATCCTTGCGACAAATCTTCACCGGTGGCGGGCCGGTGCCGCCGCGGTTGCTGGAGCGTTTTGCGGTAACCGCACCAGCGGCCGAAGTGACCGTTGTCTACGGGTCCACCGAAGCCGAACCGATTAGCATCGTGGCGGCCAGCGATACCGACGCAACCGACCGCATCGCAATGGGGCAGGGGAAAGGCTTATTGGTGGGACGCCCAGTGCAATCGCTCGACGTGCGAATCATGAGTGACCATTGGGGCCAGTCAGTGGGAACACTCAGCGCCGACGACTTTGACCAGCTTTGCCAGCCCGCTGGCGCAGCAGGCGAAATCGTGGTCGCCGGACCGCATGTTCTGGCAGGTTATTTACATGGCGATGCGGACGCGGAGAACAAGTTTCAAGTGGGCGGAACCTGCTGGCACCGAACCGGCGACGCCGGATACTTTGACCACCGTGGTCGCTTGTGGCTGCTCGGCCGATGTGCCGCGCGTGTCGACGACGAACATGGCGCACTGTATCCCCTGGGCGTCGAACAAGCCGCCATGCGGCATCCCTGCATCGGACAAGCCGCGATGGTCTCGCACGGCGGAGAACGCGTGTTGGTCGTCACGCTGGACGATGCCAATGCGCAACCCGATTTGGCCTCGCTGTTAAAATCACTGGCCTTCGCCAATGTCGATACCATCCGGATTCTCAAACGGCTGCCTGTTGATCGACGCCACCATTCGAAAATCGACTATCCGGCACTGCATCAGTTGTTGGCACAATGA
- a CDS encoding DUF3419 family protein, giving the protein MSMELDSKLADDAIQLRAEFDFVRYANCWEDADLLVQALRPGPNKRILSIASSGDNSLALLATGAEVVAADLNAAQLACVELRCAAFRHLEYEQLLAFLGVHASVDRLSTYQRLQQDLTAESKAFWSQREPEITRGIIHIGKFETYFQTFRTRVLPLIHGPKTIARMLQAKTEEERIVFWNETWNNRRWRLLLRVFFSRFLMSRMGRDPEFFRYVEGSIGDQIQKRTRHALCALPTDSNPYLMYIATGNFSNALPRYLQRSNFEKIRDGLDRLTLYHGPIEQAAAVHGEAGFDGYNLSDIFEYVSDSTTQTVYGELVQQANAGARLAYWNAFVPRSCPEQYRDRVKRLTEQSAELFAQDKAFFYGHFELDEVQVPV; this is encoded by the coding sequence ATGTCCATGGAACTTGATTCCAAACTCGCAGACGATGCGATTCAGCTGCGGGCTGAGTTCGACTTCGTCCGATACGCGAACTGTTGGGAGGACGCCGATCTGCTCGTGCAAGCGCTGCGGCCGGGACCCAATAAGCGAATCCTTTCCATCGCTTCGTCGGGCGACAATTCACTGGCCCTGCTGGCTACGGGTGCCGAAGTGGTCGCCGCCGATTTAAATGCCGCCCAGTTGGCTTGTGTGGAGCTCCGCTGTGCTGCGTTTCGGCATCTCGAATATGAGCAACTGCTCGCGTTCTTGGGAGTCCATGCGTCTGTCGATCGATTGAGCACTTACCAGCGACTGCAGCAGGACCTAACCGCTGAATCGAAAGCATTTTGGTCTCAGAGGGAGCCGGAGATCACCCGGGGAATCATCCACATCGGCAAATTCGAAACGTACTTTCAGACATTTCGCACACGCGTCTTGCCGCTGATCCACGGCCCGAAAACGATTGCCCGCATGTTGCAAGCGAAAACCGAAGAGGAGCGAATCGTGTTTTGGAATGAGACTTGGAACAATCGCCGCTGGCGGCTGCTGTTGCGTGTGTTCTTTAGCCGCTTCTTGATGAGCCGCATGGGACGTGATCCAGAATTTTTCCGTTATGTCGAGGGTTCGATCGGAGACCAAATTCAGAAGCGTACACGGCATGCCTTGTGTGCTCTGCCGACCGATTCGAATCCGTATCTTATGTACATTGCCACCGGTAATTTTTCGAACGCATTACCCCGGTATCTACAGCGTTCGAACTTCGAAAAGATTCGCGATGGGCTGGACCGTTTGACGCTCTACCACGGACCCATCGAACAGGCCGCCGCCGTGCATGGCGAGGCAGGTTTCGATGGATACAACCTTTCCGATATTTTCGAATACGTCAGCGACTCCACCACTCAGACTGTTTATGGTGAGCTTGTTCAGCAGGCGAATGCGGGTGCGCGGCTAGCTTATTGGAACGCGTTTGTGCCCAGGTCCTGCCCTGAGCAGTACCGAGATCGAGTCAAGCGGCTGACCGAACAGTCGGCGGAATTGTTTGCGCAGGATAAGGCCTTTTTCTATGGGCATTTTGAATTGGATGAGGTGCAAGTCCCCGTTTGA